From a single Sander vitreus isolate 19-12246 chromosome 4, sanVit1, whole genome shotgun sequence genomic region:
- the slc60a1a gene encoding major facilitator superfamily domain-containing protein 4A: MTLLDERIWSLFKRHWRQTLTYWSVFFSFGLCIAFLGPTVLDLRCQTQSTLQQITWVFFFQQFFLLVGSSLGGLFKKTLQSSLSALFSCTLIISLVFAIIPLCNHVILLSVAMAIAGLAMGVIDTIANLQLVKLFQKDSALFLQALHFFIGLGALVSPLVAYPFLANDSCVLGANWTANSSSPSDLQHLRESLAGHGAAIRNISQYPLHTEGEVITRVSYAFWIMALINLPVPAVVLSLIYHERLLPCSSTSPRLLNGDSLSSTSPSGDSGQGHGSLFGCCNPAKLRDRPATFFLLHILGGAILFVTDGIIGSYAGFVYTYAVSPPVLMGHKTAGCLNSVFWASITVGRLAFIYLSYRFKAPRLLTFSLVGVILVQCLVLIFYTSCVFLFISTCLLGLCISSVFPSMLAFTEDILDYKGCATTVLVTSAGTGEMILQLLVGSVIQSQGSYSFLVCCTIASSIGFCLFLLLLCVQHSHRNCSTDLTQSTDMKKKPQTGGS; the protein is encoded by the exons ATGACGCTGCTGGACGAGCGGATCTGGTCGCTGTTTAAGCGCCACTGGCGGCAGACTCTCACCTACTGGAGTGTGTTCTTTAGCTTCGGCTTGTGCATCGCCTTCCTGGGACCCACCGTGCTGGACCTGAGGTGTCAGACCCAGTCCACGCTGCAGCAGATCACCTGGGTCTTCTTCTTCCAGCAGTTCTTCCTGTTGGTGGGCAGCAGCCTGGGAGGACTCTTCAAGAAAAC ACTCCAGTCCTCCCTATCAGCCCTGTTCTCCTGCACTCTCATCATCTCGCTCGTGTTTGCCATCATACCGCTATGTAACCACGTGATACTGCTGTCTGTCGCCATGGCGATTGCTGGCTTAGCCATGGGGGTGATTGACACCATTGCCAACCTCCAGCTGGTGAAGCTGTTTCAGAAAGACTCCGCCCTCTTCCTGCAG GCCTTGCATTTCTTCATAGGCCTCGGAGCACTGGTGAGTCCCCTGGTGGCTTATCCTTTTCTGGCAAACGACTCCTGTGTCCTGGGTGCCAACTGGACCGCCAACTCATCCTCTCCCTCAGACCTACAGCACCTCCGCGAAAGCCTGGCCGGGCACGGAGCAGCGATACGCAACATCTCCCAGTATCCTCTGCACACAGAGGGTGAAGTCATCACCAGGGTGTCGTATGCTTTCTGGATCATGGCTCTTATCAAT CTCCCAGTGCCAGCAGTAGTGCTCTCTTTGATCTACCATGAGAGACTGCTGCCTTGCTCCAGCACCAGTCCACGTCTGCTCAACGGAGACTCTCTGTCCAGCACGAGCCCCAGTGGGGACAGTGGTCAAG gtcatGGGAGTTTGTTTGGTTGCTGTAACCCTGCCAAACTCCGGGATCGCCCTGCTACTTTCTTCCTTCTCCACATTCTGGGTGGAGCCATCCTCTTCGTCACTGATGGGATTATA GGCTCCTATGCTGGCTTCGTCTACACCTACGCAGTGTCCCCTCCTGTGCTGATGGGTCACAAGACCGCTGGCTGCCTGAACAGTGTATTCTGGGCCTCCATCACAGTAGGAAGACTGGCTTTCATCTACCTGTCCTACAGATTCAAAGCACCCAGGCTGCTCACCTTCAGTTTG gtGGGGGTCATATTGGTGCAGTGCCTGGTGTTGATCTTCTacaccagctgtgtgtttctcttcatTAGTACTTGCCTGTTGGGACTGTGCATCAGCAGTGTGTTCCCGTCAATGCTGGCCTTTACAGAGGACATACTAGACTACAAAG GCTGTGCCACAACGGTCCTGGTGACCAGTGCCGGTACAGGTGAGATGATCCTGCAGCTGCTCGTTGGATCG GTGATCCAGAGTCAGGGCAGTTACAGTTTCCTGGTGTGTTGTACAATAGCATCATCCATCGGCTTCTGCCTgttcctgctgctcctctgtgTGCAGCACAGCCACAGAAACTGTagcacag ATTTGACTCAAAGCACAGACATGAAAAAGAAGCCACAAACCGGAGGTTCATGA